In Oscillospiraceae bacterium, the genomic window ATCGGCGGTCGCGGTGGTGATGACAAAACTCTCATCTTCAAGAGTGATGTCTTCGGCGCCGGCGTCGATGCAGGCCTCTGTCAGCTTTTCTTCGTCGATATCTTCGGCGTTGACGGTGATGACGCCTTTTTGGTTGAACATAAACGAAACGCAGCCGGTTTGACCGAGGTTTCCGCCGGTTTTATCGAAAAAATGGCGCAGATCGCCGGCGGTGCGGTTGCGGTTGTCGGTCATGGTCTCGACCATAAAAGCGACGCCTGCGGGGCCGTAGCCCTCGTACATGATGACTTCATATTCGTCTTTATTATCCGCACCGGCTGCCTTTTTGATGGCGCGCTCGATGTTGTCGTTCGGTACGTTGTTGGCCTTTGCCTTGGCAACGAGCGTATACAATTTAAAGTTGGTTGACGGATCGGCGCCGCCTTCGCGTACGGCAATTGAGATCTCGCGGCCCATTTTGGTGAAGACTTTTGCCTTCGCGCCGTCGGTAATCTCCTTTTTGCGTTTGATATTATTCCATTTGGAATGACCGGACATAAAACCCCTCCGTATCCAGAATGCGAAGGTATTTTATCACATTTTATTAAAAACTGCAACCCCGATTGTGATGGTTTGTGGAAAAAATCCGAAAACGATTGACATTGACAAAAAGTTATCTTATAATGGCTTTATGAATTTGTTTCGGGGGTTCTGAATTATGGCTTCACTGCAAAAGCGTCAGGGCATGGCGCGTAAAATTATTCGCCGGGCAGTCTGTTCCGTCTGTGTGGTTATAATGGTTTTTTCTGCTGTAATGGCTTGCTCTAAGTTAAACGCAAAAGCAAAAATCCTGGACGATGACACCGGTCTGTATTCACAGACAAAGCAGATGCAGGAACCGTATA contains:
- a CDS encoding YebC/PmpR family DNA-binding transcriptional regulator — translated: MSGHSKWNNIKRKKEITDGAKAKVFTKMGREISIAVREGGADPSTNFKLYTLVAKAKANNVPNDNIERAIKKAAGADNKDEYEVIMYEGYGPAGVAFMVETMTDNRNRTAGDLRHFFDKTGGNLGQTGCVSFMFNQKGVITVNAEDIDEEKLTEACIDAGAEDITLEDESFVITTATADLETVGAALQKAGYKLESEETAYIPTTYTKVTDEEALIKLNRLTDALDENDDVTDYWHSME